One window of the Populus nigra chromosome 4, ddPopNigr1.1, whole genome shotgun sequence genome contains the following:
- the LOC133692821 gene encoding uncharacterized protein LOC133692821, producing the protein MGVSKSRKYCILLYVFLIFLVSFICNAQALSTVADQHVLDVPPNDENTPARASPPVAAPILNNVPPFGKPLSSQGQQSPLGYQQQQELNNPPQDINQPRSGLTQPLSSLNQPLSGTSVPFSALNQPFGASDSQNLLRNLPFASGVSVEKTSTDLGVVLFPLITLMATL; encoded by the coding sequence ATGGGGGTCTCCAAGTCACGCAAATACTGTATTCTTCTCTATGTTTTTCTCATCTTCCTCGTTTCTTTTATTTGCAACGCACAAGCTTTATCAACAGTTGCAGATCAGCATGTCCTAGACGTGCCACCAAATGATGAAAATACACCGGCTCGTGCTTCCCCTCCGGTTGCTGCTCCTATTCTAAACAACGTGCCTCCTTTTGGAAAACCATTAAGCAGCCAAGGGCAACAGTCTCCACTAGGTTACCAGCAGCAACAAGAGCTGAATAATCCACCGCAAGACATTAATCAGCCTCGGTCAGGCCTTACTCAACCACTTTCTTCTCTGAACCAGCCCCTCTCAGGCACTAGTGTGCCCTTTTCTGCTTTGAATCAGCCTTTTGGGGCCAGTGATTCCCAAAACTTACTGAGAAACCTTCCTTTTGCCAGTGGAGTTTCTGTGGAGAAAACCTCTACTGATCTGGGAGTCGTTTTATTTCCCCTCATTACATTGATGGCTACGCTCTAG
- the LOC133692566 gene encoding protein PSK SIMULATOR 2 gives MGGVCPGGTKRKNVKAVEEKKNNSGNNTSGKLRSLHSIGKKRESPYRNNNGDDFRKTMPERSNSGEFLSAFSRELKPSTPARTEANKINQKKSFLGKAGTVGLEKAVEVLDTLGSSMSNLNPRGGFASGMGSRGNRISILAFEVANTIAKGANLFQSLSEKNVEFLKKEVLHSEGVHKLVSTDMNELLIIAASDKREEFDVFSREVIRFGDLCKDPQWHNLGRYFSKLDSENSFERQHRTEAEVTMQELTTLVQHTSELYHELNALDRFDQDYQRKLDEMQSLNLPQKGESLTILQSELKQQKKLVMSLKKKSLWSKTLEEIMEKLVDIVTFLQQAILEAFGNNGVILADKEAGRGPQRLGTSGLALHYANMINQIDNITSRPTSLPPNTRDSLYQGMPNSVKAALRSRLQMVDSKEEFTMALVKGEMEKTLHWLAPIATNTTKAHQGFGWVGEWANTGNDFGKNTAENTNLIRLQTLYHADKQKTDLYILELVTWLHRLINLVRQRDHGFSSMPVRSPARKGLVFRTKMQRIQSQNHDAQLCQEDRDLLANACQRRLVPGISKSQEFSLDKKRGQVLTLSRSAGNSPVRRFAARQKSDHQKTNIMDVMDGLDNTI, from the exons ATGGGAGGGGTTTGTCCTGGTGGAACGAAAAGGAAGAATGTGAAGGCtgtggaggagaagaaaaataatagtgGTAACAATACTTCAGGGAAATTAAGGTCATTACACAGTATCGGCAAGAAAAGAGAGAGTCCTTATAGGAATAATAACGGGGATGATTTTCGCAAAACGATGCCAGAGAGGTCGAACTCTGGTGAGTTTTTATCGGCTTTCTCAAGGGAACTCAAGCCATCAACGCCTGCTAGGACAGAGGCCAACAAG ataaatcaaaagaagtCATTTTTAGGGAAAGCTGGGACAGTGGGACTGGAGAAAGCAGTGGAAGTCTTGGATACTCTAGGAAGTAGCATGTCAAATTTGAATCCCAGAGGGGGATTTGCCTCTGGAATGGGTTCTAGAGGGAACAGGATATCGATATTGGCATTTGAAGTGGCCAATACAATAGCCAAAGGCGCAAACTTGTTTCAATCTCTTTcagaaaaaaatgttgagttCTTGAAAAAAGAGGTCCTACATTCAGAAGGAGTGCACAAGTTGGTTTCTACTGACATGAATGAGTTGCTCATAATTGCTGCTTCTGACAAAAG AGAGGAATTCGATGTTTTCTCACGCGAAGTGATTCGGTTTGGAGATTTATGTAAAGACCCTCAATGGCACAATCTGGGTCGATATTTTTCAAA ATTGGATTCAGAAAACTCATTTGAGAGGCAACACAGAACCGAGGCAGAGGTGACAATGCAAGAGCTGACCACTCTGGTGCAGCACACTTCT GAACTATATCACGAGTTGAATGCTTTGGACAGATTTGATCAAGATTATCAGCGAAAGCTTGATGAAATGCAATCCCTAAATCTCCCCCAAAAAG GAGAAAGTCTCACAATTTTACAAAGTGAGCTAAAACAGCAAAAAAAGCTTGTAATGAGCTTGAAAAAGAAATCCCTTTGGTCTAAAACTTTGGAGGAG ATCATGGAGAAGCTTGTTGATATTGTTACCTTCTTACAACAAGCGATCTTGGAAGCTTTTGGAAATAATG GTGTTATATTGGCTGACAAGGAAGCTGGCAGGGGTCCTCAAAGACTTGGCACATCTGGTCTTGCATTGCATTATGCTAACATGATCAACCAGATAGATAATATT ACTTCTCGACCCACCTCCCTACCTCCTAATACGAGGGACAGTTTGTACCAAGGGATGCCAAACAGTGTTAAGGCAGCTCTACGCTCACGGTTGCAGATGGTtgattccaaggaagag TTCACAATGGCTCTGGTGAAAGGTGAAATGGAAAAGACTCTCCATTGGCTTGCGCCCATTGCCACAAACACGACCAA AGCACATCAAGGCTTTGGATGGGTTGGAGAATGGGCGAACACTGG AAATGATTTCGGCAAGAATACAGCTGAAAATACTAACCTGATCCGCCTCCAGACACTCTATCACGCAGATAAGCAGAAGACTGACCTATACATCCTTGAACTAGTGACATGGCTTCACCGGTTGATAAATTTAGTTAGACAGAGAGATCATGGTTTCTCATCTATGCCTGTTCGATCTCCAGCTCGCAAGGGACTGGTTTTCCGCACCAAGATGCAACGAATTCAATCCCAGAACCACGATGCCCAACTTTGTCAAGAAGATCGAGATTTGTTAGCCAATGCGTGTCAGAGGAGATTGGTCCCAGGAATAAGCAAAAGTCAAGAATTTTCTTTAGACAAGAAAAGAGGGCAGGTTTTGACGTTGAGCAGGAGTGCCGGAAACTCACCGGTTAGAAGGTTTGCAGCAAGACAAAAATCAGACCAtcaaaaaactaatattatgGATGTTATGGATGGCCTAGATAACACAATATAA
- the LOC133692565 gene encoding pentatricopeptide repeat-containing protein At1g20230, protein MARQALPLFENFSHCLCSATKASLSQAHAHILKTGISLPETIQIFSKLNHFGHVIRVFSYMLTQGIVPDSRVLPTVIKTCAALSALQTGKQMHCFALVSGLGLDSVVLSSLLHMYVQFDRLKDARNVFDKLPQPGVVTSSALISRFARKGRVKETKELFYQTRDLGVELNLVSWNGMISGFNRSGSYLDAVLMFQNMHLEGLKPDGTSVSSVLPAVGDLEMPLMGIQIHCYVIKQGLGPDKFVVSALIDMYGKCACASEMSGVFNEMDEVDVGACNALVTGLSRNGLVDNALEVFKQFKGMDLNVVSWTSMIASCSQNGKDIEALELFRVMQIEGVKPNSVTIPCLLPACGNIAALLHGKAAHCFSLRNGIFNDVYVGSALIDMYAKCGRMLASRLCFDMMPNRNLVSWNSLMAGYAMHGKTFEAINIFELMQRCGQKPDHVSFTCVLSACTQGGLTEEGWFYFDSMSRNHGVEARMEHYSCMVTLLGRSGRLEEAYAMIKQMPFEPDSCVWGALLSSCRVHNRVDLGEIAAKRVFELEPRNPGNYILLSNIYASKAMWVEVDMVRDMMRSRGLKKNPGYSWIEIKNKVHMLLAGDSSHPQMPQIIEKLAKLTVEMKKSGYVPHTDFVLQDVEEQDKEQILCGHSEKLAVVLGLLNTKPGFPLQVIKNLRICRDCHAVIKFISDFEKREIFVRDTNRFHQFKGGVCSCGDYW, encoded by the coding sequence ATGGCTCGGCAAGCACTCCCTCTGTTCGAAAACTTTAGCCACTGCCTTTGTTCAGCCACAAAAGCTTCTTTATCACAAGCACATGCCCACATCCTCAAAACTGGCATTTCACTGCCGGAGACCATTCAAATATTCTCAAAGCTCAATCATTTTGGTCACGTAATCCGCGTCTTCTCTTACATGCTCACACAAGGTATCGTGCCTGATAGCCGTGTCTTGCCTACTGTCATCAAGACATGTGCTGCGCTATCGGCATTGCAAACCGGAAAACAGATGCATTGTTTTGCATTGGTATCTGGGTTAGGTTTGGACTCCGTTGTCCTGTCCTCTTTACTACATATGTACGTTCAATTCGACCGTTTAAAGGATGCTCGCAATGTGTTCGATAAATTGCCTCAACCAGGTGTGGTTACGTCTAGTGCTTTGATTTCGCGTTTTGCGCGGAAGGGGCGTGTAAAGGAGACAAAGGAGTTGTTTTATCAGACAAGAGATTTAGGTGTTGAGCTTAATTTGGTATCGTGGAACGGTATGATTTCAGGTTTTAATCGTAGTGGCAGCTATCTTGATGCGGTTCTTATGTTTCAAAACATGCACTTGGAAGGATTGAAGCCAGATGGAACTAGTGTTTCTAGTGTGCTTCCAGCTGTTGGTGACTTGGAAATGCCGTTGATGGGGATTCAGATTCATTGTTATGTTATTAAGCAAGGTTTAGGACCGGACAAGTTTGTGGTTAGTGCGCTGATTGATATGTATGGTAAGTGTGCGTGTGCTTCTGAGATGTCAGGAGTGTTCAATGAAATGGATGAGGTTGATGTAGGAGCTTGCAATGCTTTAGTTACCGGGCTCTCACGAAATGGACTTGTTGACAATGCGTTGGAGGTATTTAAACAGTTTAAAGGGATGGATCTGAATGTCGTTTCATGGACGTCCATGATTGCCAGTTGCTCTCAGAATGGAAAAGATATCGAGGCTTTGGAGCTTTTTAGAGTGATGCAGATTGAGGGAGTTAAACCGAACTCTGTAACGATCCCATGCTTGTTGCCGGCTTGTGGAAATATTGCAGCATTACTGCACGGGAAGGCAGCCCATtgcttttcacttagaaatggAATCTTCAATGATGTTTATGTGGGTAGCGCGCTGATTGATATGTACGCTAAGTGTGGAAGAATGCTGGCGTCTAGGCTTTGTTTTGATATGATGCCCAACAGGAACTTGGTTTCTTGGAATTCATTAATGGCTGGGTATGCAATGCATGGAAAGACTTTTGAagctataaatatttttgaattgatgcAAAGATGTGGGCAAAAGCCTGATCATGTTAGCTTCACTTGTGTATTATCTGCATGCACCCAAGGTGGCTTAACGGAGGAAGGTTGGTTTTATTTTGATAGCATGTCCAGAAATCATGGCGTTGAAGCTAGAATGGAGCATTATTCATGCATGGTGACCCTTCTTGGTCGTAGTGGAAGGCTGGAAGAGGCATATGCCATGATCAAGCAAATGCCATTTGAACCAGATTCTTGTGTTTGGGGTGCTCTACTTAGTTCATGCAGAGTTCACAACAGAGTGGATTTAGGTGAGATTGCAGCAAAGAGAGTCTTCGAGTTAGAACCAAGAAATCCTGGTAATTACATTCTTCTGTCCAATATTTATGCTTCGAAGGCCATGTGGGTTGAAGTAGATATGGTGAGGGATATGATGAGAAGTAGAGGTTTGAAGAAAAACCCTGGCTACAGTTGGATTGAAATCAAGAACAAAGTGCATATGCTCCTTGCTGGAGACAGTTCCCATCCACAAATGCCCCAAATTATTGAGAAGTTGGCTAAATTGACCGTGGAGATGAAAAAGTCAGGTTATGTTCCACATACTGACTTTGTGCTACAAGATGTGGAGGAGCAGGACAAGGAGCAGATCCTCTGCGGCCATAGTGAGAAGCTGGCGGTAGTGCTGGGGCTTCTAAATACTAAGCCAGGATTTCCGCTTCAGGTTATCAAGAACCTTAGAATCTGTCGTGATTGTCATGCTGTTATAAAATTCATATccgactttgaaaagagagagatTTTTGTTAGAGACACAAACCGGTTCCATCAGTTTAAAGGTGGAGTTTGTTCTTGTGGAGATTATTGGTGA